One window of Nocardia sp. NBC_00508 genomic DNA carries:
- a CDS encoding winged helix-turn-helix transcriptional regulator, translating into MGAKRSGPYFCGIDAAMDVVGGKWKALILWELENFGVRRFGELRKGLPGVSEKMLIQQLRELEEDGIVARTVYREVPPRVEYRLTDLGVALNAALEPLGAWGRDRIDRIGAERVHQGA; encoded by the coding sequence ATGGGTGCGAAGCGATCAGGGCCATACTTCTGCGGTATCGACGCCGCGATGGATGTGGTCGGCGGCAAATGGAAGGCGCTGATCCTGTGGGAGCTGGAGAACTTCGGCGTGCGGCGCTTCGGCGAACTGCGCAAAGGGTTGCCGGGCGTCTCGGAGAAGATGCTGATCCAGCAGCTGCGTGAACTGGAGGAAGACGGCATCGTCGCCCGGACCGTCTACCGCGAGGTCCCGCCGCGGGTCGAATACCGGCTGACCGACCTCGGTGTCGCGCTCAACGCCGCGCTCGAGCCACTGGGTGCGTGGGGTCGCGACCGGATCGATCGGATCGGCGCGGAACGGGTGCATCAGGGCGCCTGA
- a CDS encoding alpha/beta fold hydrolase produces MDTTDAVGLVELGDVALYHERRGTGPSIVLVHGGTVDGGFYAEIAELLSDEFTVVSYDRRGNSRSPAPEDRTTSIAQQADDLARLIETLSLAPALVWSSSVGAVIALDLLCRRPELLRGLIVHEPPLFPVLDNAEEVLQQLAEGTQEAIRQGGPAGALEQWGRQELGATFDRLSPQRRQRMFDNADAFFSIELPGFATSMPDAATLAQRLKTTQVPVLAAAAVESEGDLLHRTSHWVADQAGTTLRGLPGGHLPHVEEPSATAELIRSFAHQTVGDRR; encoded by the coding sequence ATGGACACAACCGACGCCGTAGGGCTGGTCGAACTGGGGGATGTGGCGCTCTACCATGAACGACGCGGCACAGGACCCTCGATCGTGCTGGTGCACGGAGGGACGGTCGATGGGGGCTTCTATGCGGAGATCGCTGAGCTGCTGTCTGACGAATTCACCGTGGTCAGCTACGACCGCCGGGGCAACTCCCGCAGCCCCGCACCCGAAGATCGGACCACCAGCATCGCGCAGCAGGCCGACGACCTCGCCAGGCTGATCGAGACTCTCAGCCTGGCGCCCGCGTTGGTCTGGTCGTCCAGCGTCGGCGCCGTGATCGCGCTGGATCTGCTGTGCCGCCGACCGGAGCTGCTGCGCGGGCTCATCGTGCACGAGCCGCCACTGTTCCCTGTGCTGGACAACGCGGAGGAAGTGCTGCAGCAGCTGGCCGAGGGGACCCAGGAGGCGATCCGGCAAGGGGGTCCCGCCGGGGCGCTCGAACAATGGGGCCGCCAGGAACTGGGCGCCACCTTCGACCGGCTCTCCCCGCAGCGGCGTCAGCGAATGTTCGACAACGCCGATGCATTCTTCTCCATCGAACTTCCCGGATTCGCCACATCGATGCCTGACGCCGCGACGTTGGCCCAGCGGCTGAAAACCACGCAGGTGCCGGTGCTCGCGGCCGCCGCCGTCGAATCCGAAGGCGATCTACTGCACCGGACCTCGCACTGGGTGGCCGACCAGGCCGGTACCACACTGCGTGGACTTCCCGGAGGGCACCTGCCACACGTCGAGGAACCATCGGCCACCGCTGAACTCATCCGTTCCTTCGCCCATCAGACCGTCGGCGATCGGCGCTGA
- a CDS encoding TetR family transcriptional regulator yields MTLRQLKKEVTRSAIESTGLELFLKHGFDEVRVEDICKAVLVHRRTFFRYFASKEDVVLSPFRRDLAEAGEYLATRPAEESIQDALHALCERVAARYDNDNDRESTLARLRLIESVESLTSAYLKALVDFEYLLRGFIAAKLAERDGNRVWLIGAAAVAAFRVALETWRDTGGEESLQPVIVRNLDVVIAGCV; encoded by the coding sequence ATGACATTGCGGCAACTCAAGAAGGAAGTGACCCGCTCGGCCATCGAGAGCACGGGCCTCGAGCTGTTCTTGAAGCACGGCTTCGACGAGGTCAGGGTGGAGGACATCTGCAAAGCGGTGCTCGTTCACCGCCGCACCTTCTTCCGGTACTTCGCGTCGAAGGAAGACGTGGTGCTGTCCCCCTTTCGGCGCGACCTCGCCGAGGCCGGCGAGTATCTGGCAACCCGCCCCGCCGAGGAGTCGATTCAGGATGCACTGCACGCGCTTTGTGAGAGGGTGGCCGCGCGATACGACAACGACAACGACCGTGAGAGCACTCTGGCCAGGCTGAGACTCATTGAAAGCGTCGAATCACTCACCTCGGCCTATCTCAAGGCTCTGGTGGATTTCGAGTACCTGCTGCGCGGTTTCATCGCAGCCAAGCTCGCCGAGCGCGACGGCAATCGCGTATGGCTGATAGGCGCGGCGGCGGTCGCGGCCTTCCGGGTAGCGCTGGAAACCTGGCGAGACACCGGCGGCGAGGAGTCGCTGCAACCCGTGATCGTGCGAAACCTCGACGTTGTGATCGCTGGCTGCGTCTGA
- a CDS encoding tyrosine-type recombinase/integrase, protein MKRDDVDIALEFVGSLGLTLDDVASAQSERAGMPTISQYLRRLAIKKPKGTSHYSSYWPIIETAWGQRFLDSLTKVEIEELAAWHRRRAVVRANSRGGRGAEANVISAMRFLYQDAEDDGLIEPDANPAAKAGKTPQHPGPARALSFDQIADLGRVASTTGDDTELDALIVRLHIETACRKSPVLALRIEDLERDDCLVRLREYGGAIRWQPISPTLMNRLLGHIRHRGGRKATDQVLRYQDGRPVRRARHQLLVHRFRRELPWADELQVNMDWICQTTEAFVEKQFGRRTASLFKRGPVRIDNDEDHDRYDPRNLAPVAEALVALTGEPHPLARQ, encoded by the coding sequence ATGAAGCGTGACGATGTCGATATCGCGCTCGAGTTCGTGGGCTCGCTCGGGTTGACCCTCGACGACGTGGCATCGGCGCAATCCGAGCGAGCGGGCATGCCCACGATCAGCCAGTACCTCCGGCGGTTGGCGATCAAGAAACCGAAAGGCACGAGTCATTACAGCTCTTACTGGCCGATCATCGAAACAGCTTGGGGCCAAAGGTTTCTCGACTCGCTCACAAAGGTGGAGATCGAGGAACTGGCGGCCTGGCACCGGCGCCGAGCTGTCGTGCGAGCGAACAGCAGGGGTGGACGCGGCGCTGAAGCCAACGTCATCTCCGCGATGCGCTTTCTCTACCAGGACGCCGAAGATGACGGCCTGATAGAACCGGATGCGAATCCGGCCGCCAAAGCCGGCAAGACACCACAGCATCCGGGGCCGGCGCGGGCATTGAGTTTCGACCAAATCGCGGATCTTGGCCGTGTGGCGTCGACCACTGGTGACGACACCGAACTCGACGCGCTCATCGTGCGGTTACACATCGAAACAGCCTGCCGCAAAAGCCCAGTCCTCGCGCTGCGTATCGAGGACCTCGAACGCGACGACTGCCTGGTCCGACTCCGCGAATACGGTGGCGCGATCCGGTGGCAGCCGATCTCCCCCACTCTGATGAACCGACTGCTCGGCCACATCAGACACCGTGGTGGTCGCAAAGCCACCGATCAAGTACTGCGCTACCAAGACGGTAGGCCGGTCCGTCGCGCACGCCACCAACTGCTCGTCCACCGGTTCCGTCGTGAACTCCCCTGGGCTGATGAACTACAGGTGAACATGGACTGGATTTGTCAAACGACAGAGGCGTTCGTCGAAAAGCAATTCGGGCGTCGCACTGCGAGCCTGTTCAAACGCGGACCCGTACGCATCGACAACGACGAAGACCACGATCGGTACGACCCTAGGAACCTGGCGCCGGTCGCTGAGGCCTTGGTCGCACTCACCGGCGAGCCGCACCCACTCGCCCGCCAGTAG
- a CDS encoding NAD(P)-dependent oxidoreductase, producing the protein MAETTNTPVTILGLGAMGQALAATLLKAGLPITVWNRTSGKDAEIVAAGAVGVATVEEAISAGGPIIAVLLDHASVHATLDPVADRLAGRQLINLTTTAPGEARELASWAVGHDIAYLDGGIMAVPSMIGQPGASILYSGSQTVFDTHRETLELLAAAEYFGDDAGFASTYDFALLAAMYAMFGGFLHGAAMMRSVGVPAAEFAQRAAAWVTAMTQTLPLQGQAIDAADYTGSSIQPITFHKAALDAINRASRDAGIALDFVAPLKNLLDRQVADGHGSLAFERTFEELH; encoded by the coding sequence ATGGCGGAAACCACGAACACCCCGGTAACCATCCTGGGACTGGGCGCAATGGGCCAGGCCCTGGCCGCGACCCTGCTGAAGGCAGGCCTGCCGATAACGGTGTGGAACCGCACCTCCGGTAAGGACGCGGAAATCGTCGCCGCCGGAGCTGTCGGCGTCGCGACCGTCGAGGAGGCGATCAGCGCGGGTGGCCCGATCATCGCCGTCCTGCTCGACCACGCTTCGGTTCACGCCACCCTCGACCCGGTGGCCGACCGGTTGGCGGGGCGGCAGCTGATCAACCTGACCACCACCGCACCGGGCGAGGCTCGTGAACTCGCCAGCTGGGCGGTCGGGCACGACATCGCCTACCTCGACGGCGGCATCATGGCGGTGCCGTCCATGATCGGCCAGCCCGGCGCCTCGATCCTCTACAGTGGCTCGCAGACCGTCTTCGACACTCACCGCGAGACGCTCGAATTGCTCGCCGCCGCAGAGTACTTCGGCGACGACGCCGGCTTCGCGTCGACCTACGATTTCGCCCTGCTCGCCGCGATGTACGCCATGTTCGGCGGCTTCCTGCACGGCGCCGCCATGATGCGTTCGGTCGGCGTACCTGCCGCCGAGTTCGCCCAGCGTGCCGCCGCATGGGTCACCGCGATGACCCAGACACTCCCGCTGCAAGGCCAGGCCATCGATGCCGCCGACTACACCGGCTCGTCCATCCAACCCATCACCTTCCACAAGGCGGCACTCGACGCGATCAACCGCGCCAGCCGCGATGCGGGCATCGCCCTCGACTTCGTCGCCCCCCTCAAGAACCTCCTCGACCGCCAGGTAGCCGACGGCCACGGCTCCCTAGCCTTCGAACGCACCTTCGAAGAACTCCACTGA
- a CDS encoding integrase core domain-containing protein produces MGSGQYTSWAFTDRARRSGLVPSMGSIGDCYDNALIESFWGRMQTELLNRQRWRTRIELANAIFEYLEIFHNRRRRHSALGMRSPIEYETMQSSVQPVA; encoded by the coding sequence GTGGGTTCCGGCCAATACACGTCCTGGGCCTTCACCGACAGGGCCCGCAGGTCCGGGCTGGTGCCGTCGATGGGCTCGATCGGCGACTGCTACGACAACGCCCTCATCGAATCATTCTGGGGCAGAATGCAGACCGAGCTACTGAACCGGCAACGGTGGAGAACCAGAATCGAGCTGGCCAACGCGATATTCGAATACCTGGAGATCTTCCACAACCGTCGACGCCGTCATTCGGCCCTCGGTATGCGATCTCCGATCGAGTACGAGACGATGCAATCATCCGTCCAACCGGTGGCCTGA
- a CDS encoding IS256 family transposase codes for MTSVQPIDPSKMLSDQLAVASPDLLRNMMSTFIQALMSAEADTVCGAGYGERSDERVNSRNGYRHRDFDTRVGTIDIAIPKLRSGSYFPDWLLERRKRAERALTSVVATCYLLGVSTRRMEKLVESLGVTKLSKSQVSIMAADLDAQVEAFRTRPLDQGPYTFLAADALVLKVRENGRVVNVHALIATGVNADGYREILGIQVTSGEDGAGWLAFFRDLVARGLSGVSLVTSDAHAGLVAAIGATLPGAAWQRCRTHYTVNLMSITPKSSWPWVRTLLHSAFDQADAESVAAQYDRMLDALTEKLPKVAGHLDAARADLLSFTAFPKQIWRQIWSNNPQERLNKEIRRRTDVVGIFPDRQAIIRLVGAVLAEQHDEWIEGRRYLGLDVLARSRGLTDPAEQEDTTPALTA; via the coding sequence ATGACCTCTGTCCAGCCTATCGACCCATCCAAGATGCTGTCGGACCAACTCGCCGTCGCGAGCCCGGATCTGCTGCGCAACATGATGTCCACGTTCATCCAGGCATTGATGAGCGCTGAAGCCGACACGGTGTGTGGCGCCGGCTACGGCGAACGATCCGACGAGCGGGTGAACTCACGAAACGGGTACCGCCACCGCGACTTCGACACTCGTGTCGGCACGATCGACATCGCGATCCCGAAGCTGCGCTCGGGCTCCTATTTCCCGGATTGGTTGCTCGAGCGCCGCAAACGCGCCGAACGCGCGCTCACCTCGGTGGTGGCGACCTGCTACCTGCTCGGTGTGTCCACCCGCCGCATGGAGAAACTGGTCGAATCACTCGGTGTGACAAAGCTTTCCAAGTCCCAGGTGTCGATCATGGCCGCCGACCTCGACGCCCAGGTCGAAGCGTTCCGCACCCGACCACTCGACCAAGGCCCGTACACGTTTCTCGCCGCGGACGCGCTGGTGCTCAAAGTCCGCGAGAACGGCCGCGTGGTCAACGTGCATGCCCTGATCGCGACCGGTGTCAACGCCGATGGCTACCGCGAGATCCTCGGCATCCAGGTCACCAGCGGCGAGGACGGCGCGGGCTGGCTGGCATTCTTCCGCGACCTGGTCGCCCGCGGCCTGTCCGGCGTCAGCCTTGTCACGTCCGACGCCCACGCCGGGCTGGTCGCCGCGATCGGCGCGACACTGCCCGGAGCTGCCTGGCAGCGGTGTCGTACGCATTACACGGTGAACCTCATGTCGATCACCCCGAAATCGTCGTGGCCGTGGGTGCGGACTCTGTTGCACTCGGCGTTCGACCAGGCAGACGCCGAATCGGTTGCTGCCCAATATGATCGGATGCTCGATGCACTGACCGAGAAACTGCCGAAGGTGGCCGGACACCTCGACGCAGCACGCGCTGACCTGCTGTCGTTCACCGCGTTCCCCAAGCAGATCTGGCGCCAGATCTGGAGCAACAACCCCCAAGAGCGGCTGAACAAGGAAATCCGCCGCCGCACCGACGTCGTCGGCATCTTCCCCGACCGTCAAGCCATCATCCGGCTCGTCGGCGCCGTGCTCGCCGAGCAACACGACGAATGGATCGAAGGCCGCCGCTACCTCGGCCTCGACGTGCTGGCCCGCTCCCGCGGCCTCACCGACCCCGCCGAACAGGAGGACACCACCCCAGCACTGACCGCCTGA
- a CDS encoding IS3 family transposase, whose translation MQAACRLLDVAESGYYHWRSRPPSQRSIRHAWLLEQIRAVHTASRGTYGAHGVHAELTLGLGISVGHNRIAMLMARAGIKGPPGNRRPKPKHQTPTAGDMVNRSYTLSQPNQLWVTGIERHEAFLNPAVWKDTATGRSQPIG comes from the coding sequence GTGCAGGCCGCGTGCCGGCTCCTCGACGTCGCTGAATCGGGCTACTACCACTGGCGATCACGGCCGCCGTCCCAGCGATCGATCCGGCATGCGTGGCTACTGGAACAGATCCGTGCCGTGCACACAGCCTCCCGGGGCACATACGGCGCCCATGGTGTCCATGCCGAACTCACTCTCGGCCTCGGGATCAGCGTGGGCCACAACCGGATCGCGATGCTCATGGCCCGCGCCGGGATCAAGGGGCCTCCCGGCAACCGCCGGCCCAAGCCGAAGCATCAGACCCCGACCGCTGGCGATATGGTCAACCGGTCGTACACGCTATCGCAGCCAAATCAGTTGTGGGTCACCGGCATCGAGCGCCACGAGGCGTTCCTGAACCCTGCGGTGTGGAAGGACACCGCCACCGGTCGGTCGCAGCCGATCGGTTGA
- a CDS encoding DUF3224 domain-containing protein: protein MSEHHAIATMPTDESLGFTQPPEHTFRGIEAATALPRGYANRAQVSGVNIVLIDTFQQTEVDPADESGVSLVRYGMTEQFSGGVTGTGTASHVSVVRKDGTSTFTGIERIVGTVGGRQGSFVITDAGYHDRHNMAHGRWTVVAGSGTGELTGLRGEGEFTVAIEGPGGPLSIYTLTYWFEEEDEQGAA, encoded by the coding sequence ATGTCCGAACACCACGCGATCGCGACAATGCCCACGGATGAGTCCCTCGGCTTCACACAGCCACCAGAGCACACGTTCCGGGGAATCGAGGCAGCTACCGCATTGCCGCGCGGCTACGCCAATCGGGCGCAGGTGAGCGGGGTCAACATCGTCTTGATCGACACCTTTCAACAGACCGAGGTCGACCCCGCCGACGAGTCCGGGGTGTCCCTGGTGCGATACGGCATGACCGAACAGTTCTCCGGGGGTGTGACCGGCACCGGCACCGCCTCGCACGTCAGCGTCGTCCGCAAAGACGGAACCTCCACTTTCACCGGAATCGAGCGGATTGTCGGCACAGTGGGCGGGCGTCAGGGGTCGTTCGTCATCACCGACGCCGGCTATCACGACCGCCACAACATGGCACACGGCCGTTGGACGGTGGTGGCAGGCTCTGGCACCGGGGAACTCACCGGGCTGCGCGGCGAAGGCGAATTCACCGTCGCGATCGAGGGCCCCGGCGGTCCGCTGTCCATCTACACCCTGACCTACTGGTTCGAAGAGGAAGACGAGCAGGGCGCCGCATAG
- a CDS encoding transposase, whose amino-acid sequence MPPRKRRSYATEYKVEAAHRVIDTGRTIAEVARELGIDAGMLSNWVRDERRRVEAATVHGDEPLSASERAELQALRRRVSEQDKTLRS is encoded by the coding sequence ATGCCTCCTCGCAAGCGTCGGTCGTATGCGACCGAGTACAAGGTCGAGGCTGCACATCGTGTGATCGATACCGGCCGAACGATCGCCGAGGTCGCCCGGGAACTGGGTATCGACGCCGGGATGCTGAGTAACTGGGTCAGAGACGAACGCCGCCGGGTCGAGGCGGCCACCGTCCATGGCGACGAACCGTTGTCGGCGTCGGAGCGAGCCGAATTGCAGGCTCTGCGAAGGCGAGTTTCCGAGCAGGACAAAACATTGCGTTCTTGA
- a CDS encoding LysR family transcriptional regulator — translation MLERHQVEAFLTLAEELHFGRTAERIRVTPTRVSQTIRKLERIVGAELFARTSRRVELTTIGRQLEQDLRPAWTQTIAAFQRAVEAGRGVTGTLRVAFDNVVGGTLLAAAAELFCEKNPDCAVQLREAQLREIMHWLCENEVDVACSALPIQEQSIMAGHTLISEPRLLAVSSSHPLARQNSVSIEELAGVTVLRPPEFLAKSLCDEHAPCAAEQPIGYGPSAATFQGLLVLVGAGRGVLAVGASVATYYPWPQISYIPFRNAEPVEWGLIWRAANTNARVQAFIGSARELC, via the coding sequence ATGCTGGAGCGGCATCAGGTGGAAGCCTTTCTGACACTTGCCGAGGAGCTACATTTCGGTCGGACAGCAGAGCGGATACGAGTGACCCCGACGCGGGTTAGTCAGACGATTAGAAAACTTGAGCGGATCGTCGGTGCCGAGCTGTTTGCTCGCACAAGCCGGCGAGTAGAACTAACTACCATCGGGCGACAACTCGAGCAGGACCTTCGCCCCGCGTGGACGCAGACTATCGCGGCTTTCCAACGGGCTGTCGAAGCCGGTAGAGGTGTGACGGGAACATTGCGAGTCGCGTTCGACAACGTTGTCGGCGGAACATTGCTCGCTGCGGCCGCAGAGCTGTTTTGTGAGAAGAACCCTGATTGCGCCGTCCAGCTCCGGGAAGCGCAACTCCGGGAGATAATGCACTGGCTTTGCGAAAACGAAGTGGACGTCGCATGCTCAGCACTGCCCATCCAGGAACAAAGCATTATGGCCGGACATACGCTCATCTCCGAGCCTCGCTTGCTGGCTGTATCGTCGTCACATCCCCTCGCTCGCCAGAACTCTGTTTCGATCGAAGAGTTGGCTGGAGTCACTGTGCTGCGCCCGCCGGAATTCTTGGCGAAATCCCTCTGCGACGAGCACGCACCATGCGCGGCCGAACAGCCGATCGGTTATGGTCCTTCGGCTGCGACATTCCAGGGGCTCCTGGTGCTCGTTGGTGCTGGGCGGGGCGTCCTCGCAGTCGGCGCGAGCGTAGCGACGTACTACCCTTGGCCTCAAATATCGTACATTCCTTTCCGCAACGCCGAACCGGTCGAGTGGGGACTGATCTGGCGGGCGGCTAATACGAACGCGCGAGTACAAGCATTCATCGGATCGGCACGCGAGTTGTGTTGA